The following DNA comes from Kitasatospora sp. NBC_01287.
TGGCGTGGCCCGCGTGGTCCAGCAGGAAGCCGCCGGCCGCCGGCCCGAGGAAGGAGGCGGCCGACCAGGCCAGCGAGTAGACGCCCTGGTAGCGGCCGCGGGCATGGGCCGGCGCGAGTTCGGCGACCAGGCTCATGCTGGTCGGCGCCTGGATGATCTCGCCGAGCGTCCAGACCGCCACGACGCCGGCGTAGCAGAGGGCGGAGGAGCCGGCGAAGGCGGTCAGCCCGAAGCCCCAGCCGGTCAGCAGCGCCGCGACCAGCAGCAGCGGGCCCCGGCCCTGGCCCCGGAGCATGCGGGTGACCGGGATCTGCAGCAGCACGATCAGCAGCCCGTTGAGCCCGATCACCAGTCCGAACTGGGTGGTGCTCAGCCCGGCCCTGCCCATGGTCACGGCCAGTGTGGTGTTGCCCTGCTGGAAGACCAGGGCGACCAGGAAGGTCAGCCCGACCAGGGCCATGAACCGGCGGTCCCGGAAGACGGTGCTGAGGCTGACCGCGGGGGCGGCGGCCCGAGGCCCGCCCTGCCCGCCCTGCCCGCTCGGCGTGGCGGCCGCGCTCGGGTGGCTCTCCGGGACCCTGGCGAAGACCACGCAGGCACAGAGCAGCGTGGTGGCCGCGTCGGCGATGAAGAGCGGCAGGTAGCCGTGCGCGGCGACCAGGCCGGCCACTGCCGCCGAGACGCCGAAGCCGATGTTGACCGCCCAGTAGTTGAGCGCGAAGGCCCGCACCCGGTCGGCGGCGGGCACCACGTCGGCGATCACCGCCGAGATGGCCGGCCGTGAGGCGTTGCTGCTCAGGCCGACCAGGAAGGCCACCGCGGCGATCATCACCCGTCCGTCGGCGAAGCCGAGCGCGGCGGTGCTGAGCGCGGTGAGCAGTTGGGCGCCCAGCATGGTGGGCCGGCGCCCGATCCGGTCCGTCAGCACCCCGCCGACCAGGGCCGCTATGGCCCCACCGAGGCCGAAGAGCGAGGCGACCAGGCCGGCGTAGGCGGCCGAGTAGCCGCGGTCCACGGTGAGGTAGAGCGCCAGGAAGGTGACCACGAAGCCGCCCAGCCGGTTGACCAGCGTCGAGGTCCAGAGCCACCAGAAGGCCGGCGGGAGCCCGCCGACCGACTCGGCGGTGGCGCTGCGCAGGCGCGCGGTCAGCGAGGCGGCGGCCGGATCGGGTGGTGCGGCTTCGACGGGTGGTGCGGGTGGTGCGGTGGGCATGGCGTGGCTCCCGGCGGGCAGGTGCCCCGGCGGGCGGCATGGCGGTGGGCCGCGCGACGGGACGGGAGTGGGGCGGGCAGGTGTGCCGTACGTGGCACTGTAAGTGTCACAAGGCCGATGCGAACATTACAGGCGAGTTCCTGGCCTCGGCTACCCGTTTATTAGGCTCCATTTGCCGCCGGTCTAAGCTGTGCCTCATGGCTGACACGACCTACCGACTGATCCTGCTCCGCCACGGCGAGAGCGAGTGGAACCAGAAGAACCTCTTCACCGGCTGGGTCGACGTCGACCTCAACGAGAAGGGCGAGAAGGAGGCCGCGCGCGGTGGCGAGCTGCTCGCCGCCGAGGGCCTCTTCCCGGATGTGGTGCACACCTCGCTGCTGCGCCGCGCCATCCGCACCTCGCAGATCGCGCTCGACAAGGCCGACCGGCACTGGATCCCGGTCAACCGCAGCTGGCGCCTGAACGAGCGCCACTACGGCGCGCTGCAGGGCAAGGACAAGGCGCAGACCCTGGCCGAGTTCGGTGAGGAGCAGTTCCAGCTGTGGCGCCGCTCGTACGACACCCCGCCGCCGGTGCTCGCCGACGACAACGAGTTCTCGCAGGCCGGTGACGCCCGCTACGCCGAGATCCCGAGCGAGCTGCGGCCGCGCACCGAGTGCCTCAAGGACGTCGTCGAGCGGATGCTGCCGTACTGGTACGACGCGATCGTGCCGGACCTGGCCGCGGGCCGCACCGTCCTGGTCACCGCGCACGGCAACAGCCTGCGCGCGCTGGTCAAGCACCTGGACGGGATCTCCGACGAGGCGATCGCCGGCCTGAACATCCCCACCGGCATCCCGCTGGTCTACGAGCTCGACGCGGACTTCAAGCCGGTCACCGCCGGCGGCCGCTACCTGGACGCGGAGGCCGCCGCCGCCGCGATCGAGGCGGTCAAGAACCAGGGCAAGAAGTAACGCGGGGAGCGGCAGCCGAGCGAGCGGGCCCCGGCCCCGGTGCACACGCACCGGGGCCGGGGCCCGCTCGCTTCGCTCAGTGACCGCCGCAGCAGCCGCCGCTGGCACCGCCGCACTGGCAGGGCGCGCCGGACTGGCAGCCGCAGCCGCAGCCGGGCCCGCAGCCGCAGGCGCCGATCAGGACCGGCAGCCGCGTCCGGGCACCCGGGGCGACGGGGGCGGTGGGACGGGGGGTCAACGTGGGCCGGGCGGGGGTGGTGGTCATGCTGCGTGCCCTCCTCGATCGAGGCAGGCGGCGGGGTGACGGGCTGCCTGCTCCACGAGTGAAGCTCCGCGACTGACGGAGCGTCAATGGGCGCGTAGGTGTGGGGACGGAGCGCTTCATGCGCCCCCGCACCGGTTGCCGAGCGCCGCCCCCGCGGCCGGGTTCACCGCCGCTCGCGCCACCGCTGCCCGCGCCACTGCTGCCCGGGCTACTGCTGCTCGGGGACGAAGTCGCCCGCGTGCTCGCCGGTGACCAGGAAGACCACGCGCTTGGCCACCGAGACCGCGTGGTCGGCGAACCGCTCGTAGTACCGGCCGATCAGGGTGACGTCCACGCCGGTCTCGATGCCGTGCTGCCAGCGGTCGTCGGCCAGGTGCGCGAAGAGCTGGCGGTGCAGCTCGTCCATCGCGTCGTCGTCGCGCTCCAGCTGAAGCGCCGCGTCCACGTCCTTGGTGGCGATGACCTGGCCGGCCTTGGCCACCAGGCGCTGGGCGAGCTGGCCCATCTCCAGGACGATCGGCTGCAGGTCGCTGGGGACCGCGGAGTCCGGGTAGCGCAGCCGGGCCACCTTGGCCACGTGCCGGGCCAGGTCGCCGCAGCGCTCCAGGTCGGCGCTCATCCGCAGCGAGGTGACCACGATCCGCAGGTCGGTGGCGACCGGCTGCTGGCGGGCCAGCAGGTCGATCGCGGTGTCCTCCAGGCCGTGGTGGAGCGTGTTGACCTTCTCGTCCGCGGCGATCACGCTCTCCGCCAGCTCCAGGTCGGCGTCCAGCAGCGCGGTGGTGGCGCGGCCCATGGCCGACCCGACCAGCCGGGCCATCTCGACCAGGCCGTCGCCGATCGAGTCGAGTTCCTCGTGGTAAGCGTCACGCATGCGCTTCTCTTCTCCTTCTCGCGGTGTCGGTGGCGGTGCCGACCGGCCGCCTGGCCCGCGCTGCGGGAGGGCGGCCGCTGCTGGTGGCGCGCATCGTACGCGCGTCACCGACCCACACGGGCTGCACAACGCAGCCTGGGCCGTCCGGGCGACGGCGCACGGCCGCCGCAGTGAACCGGTGGCTACCTGAAGGTGAATTCTCGGCAACGCACGGTCGATGCCTTGATCCGACGCTTACGGAGCGGCCGGTCGATGCGCTTAGGCTGGCCGCATGGACGTGAATGTGGCCGCCGCCGCTGCCTGCGCCATCGCCGGCCTTGGCGTCGGTCTCACGGCCTCCATCGCCTTCCGCTGGAGCGAGCGCGAACAGGGTCGGGGCAGCAACAGCGGCAACGGTAGAAGAAGTAGCAGCGCGTCAGCGGTGCACGCCCCCCTCCAGGAGCCGGCGCTGCCGCCCGGTGTGGACACGGTGCTCTCGGTGCTGCGCTCCTGCGCGATCGTGCTGGGCGAGGGCGACGAGGTGGTCAAGGCCAGCTCCGCCGCCTACTCGATGGGCCTGGTCCGCGGTGGCGCGGTGGCCGTCGAGCAGATGCTCGCGCTGGCCCGGGCGACCCGCCGGGACGGCGAGATCCGGCAGGTCGAGCTGGACGTCCCACGCCCCGGCGTGGCGCGCTCCGGCGAGCCGCTCTCGGTCTCGGTCCGGGTCGCCCCGCTCGGCTCCCGGCTGGTCCTGGTGCTGGTCGAGGACCTCACCGAGCGCCGCCGGATCGAGGCGGTCCGGCGCGACTTCGTGGCCAACGTCAGCCATGAGCTCAAGACCCCGGTGGGGGCGCTGTCGCTGCTCTCGGAGGCGGTCGCGGACGCGGCCGACGACCCGGAGGCGGTGCAGCGCTTCGCCGGCCGGATGCAGATCGAGGCGACCAGGCTGGCCAGCCTGGTCCAGGAGATCATCGACCTCTCCCGGGTCCAGGACGACCGCCTGCTGATGGACCCCGAGCCGGTCCCGGTCGACGAGCTGATCGCCGAGGCGATGGACCGCTGCCGCCAGCAGGCCGCGGCCAAGCAGATCCACATCGCGGCCGGCGGCATCGCGGGCCTGCACCTCTTCGGCGACCGCGGCCAGCTCGCCGCGGCCCTCGGCAACCTGGTCGAGAACGCCGTCAACTACAGTCCGCCGCGTACCCGGGTGGCGATCGCCACCCGCCGGATAGCCAGCGCCGCCGCGATCGGCGAGGCGGACGGCGAGCTGATCGAGATCTCGGTGACCGACCAGGGCATCGGCATCTCGGAGAAGGACCGCGAGCGGATCTTCGAACGCTTCTACCGGGTGGACCCGGCCCGCAGCCGGGCCACCGGCGGCACCGGCCTGGGCCTGTCCATCGTCAAGCACGTGGCGGCTTCGCACGGCGGAACCGTCTCGGTGTGGAGCGTCGAGGGCCAGGGCTCCACCTTCACCGTCCGGCTCCCCGCCGGACAGACCCCGGCGCCCGCCGCTTCCGGCGACGCGGCGGGCACCGCCCATGACGAATCCGCACACCGTTCCCCCTTTCCTGATTCCCCCCTTCCTGCCCCGGAGGCCCGATCGTGACCCGTGTACTGGTGGTCGAGGACGAGGAGTCGTTCAGCGACGCCCTGTCGTACATGCTGCGCAAGGAGGGTTTCGAGGTGGCCGTCGCCGCCACCGGCCCCGACGCGCTGGAGCAGTTCGAACGCAATGGCGCCGACCTGGTCCTGCTCGACCTGATGCTGCCCGGGCTGCCCGGCACCGAGGTCTGCCGCCAGCTGCGGGTGCGCTCCAGCGTGCCGGTGATCATGGTGACGGCCAAGGACAGCGAGATCGACAAGGTCGTCGGGCTGGAGATAGGCGCTGACGACTACGTCACCAAGCCGTACTCGACCCGCGAGCTGGTCGCCCGGATCCGCGCGGTGCTGCGCCGCCGCGGCGAGGAGGGCGGCATCGGCAACGACGGCGGTGGCCCCGGCGCGCTGGAGGCCGGCCCGGTCCGGATGGACGTGGACCGGCACGTGGTCACCGTGGACGGCGCCAAGGTCGACCTGCCGCTCAAGGAGTTCGACCTGCTGGAGATGCTGCTGCGCAACGCGGGCCGGGTACTCACCCGGATGCAGCTGATC
Coding sequences within:
- a CDS encoding MFS transporter, producing MPTAPPAPPVEAAPPDPAAASLTARLRSATAESVGGLPPAFWWLWTSTLVNRLGGFVVTFLALYLTVDRGYSAAYAGLVASLFGLGGAIAALVGGVLTDRIGRRPTMLGAQLLTALSTAALGFADGRVMIAAVAFLVGLSSNASRPAISAVIADVVPAADRVRAFALNYWAVNIGFGVSAAVAGLVAAHGYLPLFIADAATTLLCACVVFARVPESHPSAAATPSGQGGQGGPRAAAPAVSLSTVFRDRRFMALVGLTFLVALVFQQGNTTLAVTMGRAGLSTTQFGLVIGLNGLLIVLLQIPVTRMLRGQGRGPLLLVAALLTGWGFGLTAFAGSSALCYAGVVAVWTLGEIIQAPTSMSLVAELAPAHARGRYQGVYSLAWSAASFLGPAAGGFLLDHAGHATVWYGCAALGTAAAGGYLVLGRRADAARQLSG
- a CDS encoding phosphoglyceromutase gives rise to the protein MADTTYRLILLRHGESEWNQKNLFTGWVDVDLNEKGEKEAARGGELLAAEGLFPDVVHTSLLRRAIRTSQIALDKADRHWIPVNRSWRLNERHYGALQGKDKAQTLAEFGEEQFQLWRRSYDTPPPVLADDNEFSQAGDARYAEIPSELRPRTECLKDVVERMLPYWYDAIVPDLAAGRTVLVTAHGNSLRALVKHLDGISDEAIAGLNIPTGIPLVYELDADFKPVTAGGRYLDAEAAAAAIEAVKNQGKK
- the phoU gene encoding phosphate signaling complex protein PhoU yields the protein MRDAYHEELDSIGDGLVEMARLVGSAMGRATTALLDADLELAESVIAADEKVNTLHHGLEDTAIDLLARQQPVATDLRIVVTSLRMSADLERCGDLARHVAKVARLRYPDSAVPSDLQPIVLEMGQLAQRLVAKAGQVIATKDVDAALQLERDDDAMDELHRQLFAHLADDRWQHGIETGVDVTLIGRYYERFADHAVSVAKRVVFLVTGEHAGDFVPEQQ
- a CDS encoding cell wall metabolism sensor histidine kinase WalK → MDVNVAAAAACAIAGLGVGLTASIAFRWSEREQGRGSNSGNGRRSSSASAVHAPLQEPALPPGVDTVLSVLRSCAIVLGEGDEVVKASSAAYSMGLVRGGAVAVEQMLALARATRRDGEIRQVELDVPRPGVARSGEPLSVSVRVAPLGSRLVLVLVEDLTERRRIEAVRRDFVANVSHELKTPVGALSLLSEAVADAADDPEAVQRFAGRMQIEATRLASLVQEIIDLSRVQDDRLLMDPEPVPVDELIAEAMDRCRQQAAAKQIHIAAGGIAGLHLFGDRGQLAAALGNLVENAVNYSPPRTRVAIATRRIASAAAIGEADGELIEISVTDQGIGISEKDRERIFERFYRVDPARSRATGGTGLGLSIVKHVAASHGGTVSVWSVEGQGSTFTVRLPAGQTPAPAASGDAAGTAHDESAHRSPFPDSPLPAPEARS
- a CDS encoding response regulator transcription factor, with protein sequence MTRVLVVEDEESFSDALSYMLRKEGFEVAVAATGPDALEQFERNGADLVLLDLMLPGLPGTEVCRQLRVRSSVPVIMVTAKDSEIDKVVGLEIGADDYVTKPYSTRELVARIRAVLRRRGEEGGIGNDGGGPGALEAGPVRMDVDRHVVTVDGAKVDLPLKEFDLLEMLLRNAGRVLTRMQLIDRVWGADYVGDTKTLDVHVKRLRAKIEPDPGAPRYLVTVRGLGYKFEP